In the Brockia lithotrophica genome, TCCGCCAAGTCCTGAAAGCCTTTATCGTCAGAAAAAACCGAAAAAAGAGCGCCAAGCAAGCGCTTCTCACCCCTTCATCCTTGTCCCGGCGCGTTGCGCGCGTGAACGCCCGACGTCATCGGGCGTTCACGCGGGTCATCACCTGCGCAAAGGGTTCGCGAAAGAGGGCCAAAACCGCATCTCTCGCCGCTTCGACGGCTGCGGCGATCGCCTCTTCTTCATCGGGGAGGAAGGGAGAAAGGACAAAGTCCGCGGCGTCTACGCCGGGCGGTGGGCTCCCGATCCCGATGCGCAGACGGGGGACTTCTTCCGTACCCAAGGCCTCCAGGACGGAGGCGAGACCGCGGTGCCCCCCCGAACTTCCCCGTGGACGCAGGCGAAGGCGCCCGAGGGGGAGGGCGAGGTCGTCGAGGACGACGAGTATTTCTCCGGGGGCAATCCTGTACGCCTCTGCCGCGGCGCGCACCGCCTTCCCGGAGAGGTTCATGTAGGTGAGGGGTTTTAGAAACACCCGCCTTTCCCCGTCCACGTCCGCCTCATACACGTAGGCGTC is a window encoding:
- a CDS encoding Peptidyl-tRNA hydrolase, with protein sequence MRLIVGLGNPGKAYEATRHNVGFWVIDALAGALRLRGFRWRDAYVYEADVDGERRVFLKPLTYMNLSGKAVRAAAEAYRIAPGEILVVLDDLALPLGRLRLRPRGSSGGHRGLASVLEALGTEEVPRLRIGIGSPPPGVDAADFVLSPFLPDEEEAIAAAVEAARDAVLALFREPFAQVMTRVNAR